The stretch of DNA CGATCGACATCATCGCGGACAACATCCATGAAACCCCGGACCGACTGAAGGTCATCGGTTTCACCGGCCCGGCCTGGTGGTATGGCCCGGCGCTCATCGTCAGGATGGCAATCCGGACAACATTCAGTCCTATGACGATCTCACCCGGGATGGCATCACCGTGGGCGCGGTCGCAGGTTCGGCTGCTGCGGAATACCTTGCCTATATCAGCGCGGATGCGGTGACGTTCCAGGACAACACCGCCGAGTTCGCCGCCGGTGAGCAGGGACGCGTCAACGTCATTCTCGAGGACGACACCAAGTTCGCGGCCTATCTCCTGAATGACAGCAGCAATCTGGTGGCGCTCGATGTCGAGACTCCCGAGATTCTCGTCACCGAGTATGGCTACAGCTACGCTCGCTACGGTCTGCGGCAGGATGACTGCACGCTGAACTTCGCCTATTCACGGGCGCTGGCGGAAATGCGGGCGAACGGGATGATCGGCAGATTCTCGCCGAGTATGGCTTGCCGGTGGACAACGTCTATCTGCCCGGCGTCTCCTAGTCATTGAGCAGACCGCGGTCCCGGCGCAATGCTGGGACCGCGGTCTGCGGTGCTCTCGAGCGTTTCTCCCGGAAAGGCATTGTTGTTCGTCGGGAGCGGTTTTCGATTAGAGACTTGCGCCGGGAATCGTGGCCTGCATTGCTCGAAGGGCTCAAGCTCACCGTCGATGACGTTTATCGTGATTGCGATCTCGCTGGTCATGGGCATTTTCGTTGCCCTGGCGCGCATCGAAACATCGAACGCTCCGGATCGTGACCGGCGCGTACGTCGATTTCATGCGGGCGACCCGCTGTTGTTGCAACTGATCTATCTCTTTTTCGTTCTGCCGGCATTTGGCATTCGGCTGGAGCCGTTCGTAGCCTCGATCATCGGATTAGGAGTCTCAACTATTCGGCCTATCTCTCGAGGTCTACCGGTCTGGCATCCAGGCGATTCCGCGAGGTCAACTTGACGCCGCGGCGGCACAGGGATGAGTCCGGCGCAGACGATGCGACGCATTGTGTTGCCGCAGGCGGTCGGATCGTGATCCCGACATTGGGCAACTACTTCGTGGCGCTGTTCAAGGACACGTCGCTTGCATCGGCATTGACGCTGCAAGAGTTGTTGTTCCGGCGGGCAAGTCATCATTACTCGCACCTGACTACTTCACCATCTACTCGATGGTGCTCTTCTTACTTCCTGGTTGGCTACCCGGCATTGCTCGTCCGGTAT from Thermomicrobiales bacterium encodes:
- a CDS encoding transporter substrate-binding domain-containing protein, whose translation is MVWPGAHRQDGNPDNIQSYDDLTRDGITVGAVAGSAAAEYLAYISADAVTFQDNTAEFAAGEQGRVNVILEDDTKFAAYLLNDSSNLVALDVETPEILVTEYGYSYARYGLRQDDCTLNFAYSRALAEMRANGMIGRFSPSMACRWTTSICPASPSH